A single region of the Triplophysa dalaica isolate WHDGS20190420 chromosome 15, ASM1584641v1, whole genome shotgun sequence genome encodes:
- the alkal2b gene encoding ALK and LTK ligand 2b, whose translation MSALRTLVFIALLLLILTAGYCKQRDRDDTSLLDLLRVRLTREHRSDGNLHSPKITEESIETKDVYKVTKTDENERILEVFPRDLRQKEKFLKHLTGPLYFSPKCSKHFYKLYHNTRDCTIPAYYKRCARLLTRLAGSQRCTEG comes from the exons ATGAGCGCACTGCGCACGCTTGTCTTCATCGCGCTCCTGCTGCTGATCCTCACTGCCGGCTACTgcaaacagagagacagagacgaCACAAGTCTCTTGGACCTCCTCAGAGTGAGACTAACACGGGAGCATCGCAGTGATGGAAATCTACATTCTCCCAAAATCACAGAGGAATCGATAGAAACAAAAGACGTTTATAAAGTTACTAAAACAGATGAGAATGAAAGAATTCTGG AGGTCTTTCCAAGAGATCTTCGACAGAaggaaaagtttttaaaacatttaacag GGCCACTTTATTTCAGCCCCAAGTGCAGtaaacacttttataaactaTATCATAATACCAGGGACTGCACAATACCTGCCT ATTATAAAAGATGTGCCCGGCTCCTTACAAGATTAGCAGGGAGTCAGCGGTGCACCGAGGGATAG
- the c15h1orf115 gene encoding required for drug-induced death protein 1 has protein sequence MPRKRVKLGRKSKQGKGDKSKIVDIDEDQQTKKINKTPGETHLLDLPTCVKKRKKSAKQVHVAFLPEKYEPLVEDEITDRPREANVKKRQDKYKKFRKNVGKALRYSWKCLVVGLQNVSLGYSMPVSAIVPEIYRARSHP, from the exons ATGCCTCGAAAGCGCGTTAAATTGGGTCGCAAATCAAAACAAGGAAAGGGAGACAAATCCAAAATCGTCGACATCGATGAAGACCAACaaactaagaaaataaataagactCCGGGCGAGACGCACCTGTTGGACTTGCCGACGTGtgtgaaaaaaaggaaaaagtctGCCAAACAAGTCCACGTCGCTTTTCTTCCAGAGAAATACGAGCCACTGGTTGAGGATGAAATTACTGACAGACCACGAGAAGCCAATGTCAAGAAAAGacaagacaaatataaaaaattcagaAAA AATGTGGGGAAAGCGCTTCGCTACAGCTGGAAGTGTCTGGTGGTTGGATTGCAGAATGTCAGTTTGGGTTATTCAATGCCAGTGAGTGCAATTGTGCCTGAAATATACAGAGCAAGATCTCATCCTTAA